Proteins encoded together in one Porites lutea chromosome 2, jaPorLute2.1, whole genome shotgun sequence window:
- the LOC140928936 gene encoding sodium-dependent glucose transporter 1A-like → MAGWSTVQRSARSSHQQASSDEMAETLRAWDDEDDEMVEYLQKSKANGANLSRNVNGEATASDVSASKAVPRYSSSSVRAAKTVCLYVCFFGLGSCVAILGPTLLELMRHTSTKLERMSYVFTSRAFGYLTGSIIGGWFYDKYNGHVVLALSCVWGTLMMMVLPYVTSLLGLVIVTVLLGVGLGSLNTGGNVLLLSTWGKKSRPYVQILHFVFALGAFFAPLIVQPFLQESTNPEKNDTDRTGNDGISVTWAYCSNSSQCLSNETLYTRCYCFCTTFNETDGSTFPVIWAYWISSILLAIAGVGFLVFVFIKSCSLQDKDNKDEDAPKTKEGSLMYRVTTLSLFSVFLLLYVGLEVAYAGYIFTYGYTSNVTMSKDSSAFLTSGFWGSFALARLAAVPISRYLRPSKILFLDLMGCVLGSVVLISQIKDGDCCAADSTKLWVGTVILGVSMASVFPTALSWAEYFLTVSGRTASVLVVASSCGEMLIPLAVGSTIGNKVGPCSLMACAFVISILTVVTFLLIWATGRYFKRNSAFAGMLYQRSQKQEEGRKGRQPDEVLELLEQNNEEFFNNGDKNVTI, encoded by the exons ATGGCTGGATGGTCGACTGTTCAAAGGAGCGCAAGAAGTTCGCATCAGCAAGCCAGCTCAGACGAAATGGCGGAGACTCTCCGCGCTTGGGACGACGAAGATGACGAAATGGTTGAGTATCTTCAAAAGTCGAAAGCGAATGGTGCAAATCTTTCAAGGAATGTAAATGGTGAAGCCACCGCTTCTGATGTCTCAGCAAGCAAAGCCGTACCCAGGTATTCTTCTTCATCTGTACGAGCAGCTAAAACAGTTTGCCTTTACGTTTGTTTCTTCGGCTTG GGATCATGTGTGGCCATCCTTGGGCCTACACTTTTGGAGCTGATGCGCCACACCTCCACCAAACTGGAGCGTATGTCATATGTGTTCACCTCACGTGCATTTGGTTACCTCACAGGTAGCATTATTGGTGGATGGTTTTATGACAAGTATAATGGCCATGTCGTGTTAGCACTGTCCTGTGTGTGGGGCACTCTAATGATGATGGTTTTACCATATGTCACATCTCTGCTGGGACTGGTTATTGTTACTGTGTTGTTGGGAGTGGGCCTTGGATCTCTCAATACAG GTGGAAATGTACTTCTGCTAAGTACATGGGGCAAGAAATCACGGCCATATGTGCAAATTCTCCACTTTGTGTTTGCGCTTGGTGCATTTTTTGCTCCACTCATAGTGCAACCATTCCTTCAAGAGAGTACCAACcctgaaaaaaatgataccGATCGCACTGGCAATGACGGTATCAGTGTGACATGGGCTTACTGCAGCAACAGCAGTCAGTGTTTAAGTAACGAGACATTATACACCAGATGTTACTGTTTCTGCACCACCTTCAATGAAACAGATGGTAGTACCTTTCCTGTGATATGGGCATACTGGATCAGCTCAATTCTTCTTGCTATTGCTGGTGTTGGATTCTTAGTCTTTGTTTTCATCAAATCATGCAGCTTACAGGACAAGGATAACAAGGATGAGGATGCTCCAAAGACCAAAGAGGGTAGCTTGATGTACAGAGTCACCACTCTGTCACTATTTTCTGTTTTCCTTCTGCTTTATGTGGGTCTTGAGGTTGCATACGCCGGATACATCTTTACCTATGGTTACACAAGTAATGTAACAATGAGCAAGGACAGTTCGGCATTTTTAACATCTGGGTTCTGGGGAAGCTTTGCATTGGCACGGCTTGCAGCAGTGCCGATCTCAAGGTACCTCAGACCATCAAAGATACTGTTTCTGGACTTAATGGGCTGTGTGTTAGGATCAGTAGTACTTATTTCACAGATTAAGGATGGCGACTGTTGTGCTGCAGACTCGACAAAGCTGTGGGTGGGGACAGTTATTTTGGGAGTTTCAATGGCGTCAGTCTTTCCTACTGCTTTGAGCTGGGCAGAGTACTTTTTAACTGTATCAGGAAGGACAGCATCTGTTCTTGTGGTGGCCTCCAGCTGTGGTGAGATGCTGATTCCGCTGGCTGTGGGTAGTACAATAGGGAATAAGGTGGGACCATGCTCATTAATGGCCTGTGCTTTTGTAATCAGTATCTTGACAGTTGTCACATTCCTGTTAATCTGGGCAACTGGTCGGTACTTTAAGCGCAACAGTGCCTTTGCTGGAATGCTGTATCAGCGGAGTCAGAAACAAGAGGAAGGACGAAAAGGACGTCAACCGGATGAAGTTCTTGAGCTCTTGGAACAAAATAATGAAGAGTTTTTCAATAATGGTGATAAAAATGTAACCATTTGA
- the LOC140928937 gene encoding calcium-responsive transcription factor-like, giving the protein MKFGCPASICLSKVIKYCNYKIRDDIERLRRDMSKKLKTDITSGQKPQVECRIYIQLPKEDEHKGHITGEIGGILQPIDIAEGVKTVDKMLRHLRQFVKTELLPGQSPPASTNRRYYPTDVDIRNHMYQASVKKILSKSDQENLEKKIENWCQENPQGSFYFRPCALSASSTASESMNNEETDQNCV; this is encoded by the exons ATGAAGTTTGGCTGCCCTGCAAGTATTTGTTTATCAAAAGTCATAAAGTATTGCAATTACAAG ATCAGGGATGACATAGAAAGACTAAGAAGGGACATGTCCAAAAAGCTGAAGACTGATATAACCAGCGGACAGAAACCCCAAGTGGAATGCAGAATTTATATCCAATTACCAAAGGAGGATGAACACAAAGGTCACATCACTGGAGAG ATTGGTGGCATTCTGCAGCCCATCGACATCGCCGAAGGTGTGAAAACTGTGGACAAAATGTTAAGACATCTTAGGCAATTCGTAAAAACTGAACTACTTCCAGGGCAATCTCCACCAGCATCAACAAACAGGCGCTATTATCCAACAGATGTGGACATCAGGAACCACATGTATCAGGCATCAGTCAAAAAAATCCTGTCCAAATCTGATCAGGaaaaccttgaaaagaaaattgaaaattggtGTCAGGAGAACCCACAAGGCTCTTTCTATTTTAGACCCTGTGCCCTATCAGCCTCATCAACAGCTTCTGAAAGCATGAACAATGAGGAAACAGATCAAAATTGTGTGTGA